A window from Neoarius graeffei isolate fNeoGra1 chromosome 14, fNeoGra1.pri, whole genome shotgun sequence encodes these proteins:
- the LOC132897649 gene encoding general transcription factor II-I repeat domain-containing protein 2A-like, with protein MVHRTFDTDFPPSTELRKRKVRELKSQLLGQQSLFTRPTSKAKAATEASFRVSRTIIRHKKCFQDGVMVKEAFIEASDALFKDFKNKTEIMSAVKAVQLTGNTVTRRCEMMGDNLVQQLAKDIDCCECFSLQMDESTDITDKAQLCIFIRMVHDMTAKEELLAVLHMNAHTRGEDIFQIFKNFIDKTKIPVCKLVSITTDGAPAMTGRRNGFVAKCREDEAFPDFLSYHCIIHQQALCAKMLNMKEIMDVATKVACSIRAKSLQRRLFRLQLEEADSDHTGLLLHTDVRWLSRGKFLQRFRDLLPEIKQFLQEKKHAEYEQLNDDRWLLDLAFLTDLSNMLNELNVELQGKEKLVINMISTVNAFKGKLKLLSSKIQRNDLGNFSNLASELNNQGKDSTEFDSACYAEQIDTVLSDFDRRFQDFALLEPVAMFMCFPFREDAEVDVLASKISTMFQLSSAEVEDEILTLQADINLKSRANEQFWSLLTEEKYPNMRKCATSLTAMFGSTYLCESAFSHMKIIKSKYRSTLTDDHLEACLRLAISSYIPDYASLVDSIQCKSSSE; from the coding sequence ATGGTTCATCGAACCTTTGATACTGACTTTCCTCCAAGCACTGAATTGAGAAAGAGAAAGGTGAGGGAGTTGAAGTCTCAGCTTCTTGGACAGCAGTCTCTTTTCACTCGGCCAACGTCGAAAGCCAAGGCCGCCACAGAGGCATCGTTCCGGGTGAGTCGCACGATCATTAGGCACAAAAAGTGTTTCCAGGATGGAGTTATGGTGAAGGAAGCCTTCATCGAGGCATCAGATGCGTtgtttaaagactttaaaaacaAAACGGAAATAATGTCTGCAGTCAAAGCTGTTCAATTGACAGGAAATACAGTGACCAGGCGATGCGAAATGATGGGCGACAACTTAGTACAGCAGCTTGCTAAGGACATTGACTGTTGCGAGTGCTTCTCGTTACAGATGGACGAATCTACCGACATCACAGACAAAGCCCAGTTGTGCATTTTTATTCGGATGGTTCATGATATGACTGCAAAAGAGGAACTTTTAGCAGTTCTGCATATGAACGCACACACACGGGGGGAGGACATTTTTCAGATATTCAAAAACTTTATCGACAAGACTAAGATTCCAGTGTGCAAGTTGGTGTCTATCACCACGGACGGGGCGCCAGCCATGACAGGCAGGCGTAATGGATTTGTTGCCAAATGCCGAGAGGATGAAGCGTTTCCTGACTTTCTAAGTTACCATTGTATCATACACCAACAAGCGTTGTGTGCGAAAATGTTGAACATGAAAGAGATCATGGACGTAGCAACAAAAGTGGCCTGTTCTATCCGTGCAAAATCTCTCCAAAGACGACTCTTCCGCTTGCAGCTTGAGGAGGCTGACAGCGACCACACAGGACTACTGCTTCACACAGACGTAAGGTGGTTGAGTAGGGGGAAATTCCTGCAACGATTTCGCGATCTCCTTCCCGAGATAAAGCAGTTCCTTCAGGAGAAAAAACATGCAGAATACGAGCAACTTAATGATGATCGTTGGTTGCTTGATTTGGCGTTTTTAACGGATCTGTCAAACATGCTCAATGAGCTAAACGTGGAATTACAGGGCAAAGAGAAACTCGTGATCAATATGATAAGCACAGTGAATGCCTTCAAAGGAAAACTTAAACTGCTTTCTTCAAAGATCCAACGCAATGATCTGGGAAACTTTAGCAACCTTGCATCTGAGCTGAATAATCAAGGAAAGGACTCAACGGAGTTTGACAGTGCATGTTATGCAGAACAGATTGACACCGTCCTGTCAGACTTTGACAGGAGATTTCAAGACTTCGCTCTACTCGAGCCAGTTGCCatgttcatgtgcttcccttttcGGGAGGATGCTGAGGTCGATGTCCTCGCTTCCAAAATCTCAACAATGTTTCAGCTCAGTTCTGCTGAAGTTGAGGATGAGATCTTGACACTGCAAGCAGACATTAACCTGAAGTCCAGGGCCAATGAACAGTTCTGGAGTTTGCTCACAGAAGAAAAGTATCCCAACATGAGAAAATGTGCAACATCTCTGACTGCAATGTTTGGGTCTACTTACTTGTGCGAGTCAGCCTTTTCACATATGAAAATTATAAAATCCAAATACCGCTCCACCCTGACCGACGATCATTTGGAGGCGTGTCTGAGACTGGCTATCAGTAGCTATATCCCGGACTATGCATCCCTTGTTGACTCCATCCAATGCAAGTCATCATCTGAATAA